The following proteins are co-located in the Callithrix jacchus isolate 240 chromosome 10, calJac240_pri, whole genome shotgun sequence genome:
- the LOC100895410 gene encoding olfactory receptor 4A8 produces the protein MRQKNNITEFVLLGLSQDPNVQNALFVMFLMTYTVTMAGNLLIVVIIIASPSLGSPMYFFLACLSFIDAVYSTTISPILLVDLLCDKKTISFPACMGQLFIDHLFGGTEVFLLVVMACDRYVAICKPLHYLTIMNGQVCILLLVLAVTGGFVHSVFQIVVVYSLPFCGPNVIDHFFCDMYPLLELVCTDTYFIGLAVIFNGGAICIVIFTLLLISYGVILNSLKTYSQEGRHKALSTCSSHIAVVVLFFVPCIFIYVRPVSNFPVDKFITVFYTVISPMLNPFIYTLRNSEMRNAVEKLL, from the exons ATGAGACAGAAGAACAATATTACAGAATTTGTCCTCCTGGGCTTGTCTCAAGATCCTAATGTGCAAAATGCATTATTTGTCATGTTTTTAATGACATATACCGTGACAATGGCGGGGAACCTGCTCATTGTGGTGATTATTATTGCCAGCCCTTCCTTAGGCTCCCCAATGTACTTCTTCCTTGCCTGCCTGTCATTTATAGATGCTGTGTATTCCACTACCATTTCTCCCATATTGCTTGTAGACTTACTCTGTGATAAAAAGACTATTTCCTTCCCAGCTTGCATGGGCCAGCTCTTTATAGACCACTTGTTTGGTGGTACTGAGGTCTTCCTTCTGGTGGTGATGGCCTGTGATCGCTATGTGGCCATCTGTAAGCCCCTGCACTATTTGACCATCATGAATGGACAGGTTTGCATCCTTCTGTTGGTGTTGGCTGTGactggaggttttgttcattctgtGTTTCAAATTGTTGTTGTGTACAGTCTCCCTTTCTGTGGCCCCAATGTCATTGACCACTTTTTCTGTGACATGTACCCATTGTTAGAACTGGTGTGCACTGACACCTACTTTATAGGCCTCGCTGTGATTTTCAATGGTGGAGCAATCTGTATTGTCATCTTTACCCTTCTTCTAATCTCCTATGGAGTCATCCTAAATTCCCTTAAAACTTACAGTCAGGAAGGAAGGCATAAAGCCCTGTCTACCTGCAGCTCCCACATTGCCGTAGTTGTCTTGTTTTTTGTTCCCTGTATTTTCATATATGTTAGACCAGTTTCAAACTTTCCTGTTGATAAATTTATAACTGTGTTTTATACAGTTATCTCACCCATGTTGAATCCTTTTATATACACGTTGAGAAATTCAGAGATGAGAAATGCTGTAGAAAAACTCTTGT GA